TTATATTTATAAATACATTTATGCCAACTTCTACCTACCCCTTATAGCCTTTATTCATCTAGAATAAATGTACGTACTAACGTCATCATTGTGTTAAATAAGGCTTAGGTAAACATAATTTTTATCTAACGACATATAATATTTCCTATGTTTCTAACTAAGTTTATATGCTTTAGTTAGATTTGTAAACTATGAAAAATAGACGTTTAAATGGAAATAAAACTCTTCCATCAAGTTGTATTCTATAGCTCTTTGTAATTCTCTCTAGTACTTCTTTTTCAAAACTCAATCTATCTTCTTCACATTCGAGTTTTTCTAGATATGGCTTCATACCCGTGGACTTATACCAATCAATAATATTTTGATGATTATCCATAATATGATAATAATCTGTTTCCCATAAATTAATTTCTTTACTTAATTCAGCACATATACTGTAGTAATAATCCATCTTATCATAATTAAATTCTGAACTTTTATTAAATCTATGACTCCATTTCACATTCATCGCTGTTTCTTCAACTGCTCTTTGTATTGCCATACTACTAACTTCTGGTAGTTGTATAGCTAATACCCCATTATTATTAAGTAATTCATAAAATTTAGTAATTAATTCTCTATGATTAGGCATCCATTGAATTGCGGCATTTGAAAATACCAAGTCAAATTTTCCATGATTACTTAAATCTTCATTAGCATCTATTAATTCAAATCTTATACTTGGTAAACGTACCTTTGCCTGTTCAATCATATTAAGTGAACTATCAATACCAATAATCTTAGCGTTATTCCATCTTCTAGCTAATTCTTCAGTACTGTTGCCTGGACCGCATCCTATGTCTAAGACACTATTGACTTGTTCTAATTCAATACTGTGAATCAAATCTTTAACTGGTTGCGTTCTTTGCTTTTCAAATCTTTTATACAAATAAGGATTC
The window above is part of the Vallitalea guaymasensis genome. Proteins encoded here:
- a CDS encoding methyltransferase domain-containing protein, encoding MGDWNPYLYKRFEKQRTQPVKDLIHSIELEQVNSVLDIGCGPGNSTEELARRWNNAKIIGIDSSLNMIEQAKVRLPSIRFELIDANEDLSNHGKFDLVFSNAAIQWMPNHRELITKFYELLNNNGVLAIQLPEVSSMAIQRAVEETAMNVKWSHRFNKSSEFNYDKMDYYYSICAELSKEINLWETDYYHIMDNHQNIIDWYKSTGMKPYLEKLECEEDRLSFEKEVLERITKSYRIQLDGRVLFPFKRLFFIVYKSN